Proteins encoded within one genomic window of Amorphoplanes friuliensis DSM 7358:
- a CDS encoding AAA family ATPase — protein MIPVLWVCGPPGVGKTSVGWEIYTRLSGSGVACGYVDIDQLGIVDRDPPFDPGRHRLKARNLAAVISGYAAAGARCVIVSGIVDPDHGVHTDDLAGLALTMCVLRADRDELNRRYQGREGADATAPSVRQAVAGPSIEVDTTGPTVAAVAGKILERTGWPRVPDAVGVPGRAGSDPAGAGAEPGGPQGRPEAVSEPAEDGLEGPVLWVCGPTGVGKSSAGFTVFLRTPRAAFVDLDQLGFCAPVPIAQADRLRILGAIWRNYRAAGAQALVLVGPLEGATTATVARLHAGPTQLTERILRRGRGGGSWPQPGDPLLGRPETELRRLAAEAARDAPLTGDSIETDGRSVEEVAGLILARTGWPG, from the coding sequence GTGATCCCGGTGCTGTGGGTGTGCGGGCCACCTGGCGTCGGCAAGACCAGCGTGGGCTGGGAGATCTACACCCGGCTGAGCGGTTCCGGGGTAGCGTGCGGTTACGTCGACATCGACCAGCTCGGGATCGTGGACCGCGACCCGCCGTTCGACCCCGGCCGCCACCGGCTCAAGGCCCGCAACCTCGCCGCCGTCATTTCCGGGTACGCCGCAGCCGGCGCGAGATGTGTGATCGTGTCCGGCATCGTCGACCCTGACCACGGCGTGCACACCGACGATCTTGCGGGGCTCGCGTTGACGATGTGTGTGCTGCGCGCCGACCGCGACGAGCTGAACCGGCGCTACCAGGGCCGTGAGGGCGCCGATGCCACCGCGCCGTCGGTGCGCCAGGCGGTCGCCGGGCCGAGCATCGAGGTGGACACCACCGGGCCGACCGTCGCGGCGGTGGCCGGAAAGATCCTCGAGCGCACCGGGTGGCCGCGGGTTCCGGATGCTGTGGGCGTACCGGGAAGGGCCGGGAGTGACCCGGCAGGGGCCGGCGCTGAACCAGGAGGGCCCCAGGGACGGCCGGAAGCGGTGAGCGAGCCGGCAGAGGACGGGCTGGAGGGACCGGTTTTGTGGGTGTGCGGGCCCACCGGGGTGGGCAAGTCCAGCGCGGGCTTCACGGTTTTCCTGCGGACGCCGCGGGCTGCCTTCGTGGACCTTGATCAGCTCGGGTTCTGTGCGCCCGTGCCGATCGCTCAGGCGGACCGGTTGCGCATTCTGGGGGCGATCTGGCGCAACTACCGGGCCGCGGGTGCTCAGGCGCTGGTGCTGGTCGGGCCGCTGGAAGGTGCAACCACGGCGACCGTGGCTCGCCTGCACGCCGGGCCCACCCAGCTCACCGAGCGGATCCTGCGGCGGGGACGGGGTGGTGGCAGCTGGCCGCAGCCCGGCGATCCGCTGCTCGGCCGGCCCGAGACCGAGCTGCGGCGCCTCGCCGCCGAGGCCGCCCGGGACGCCCCGCTCACCGGTGACAGCATCGAGACCGATGGGCGGAGCGTCGAGGAGGTCGCCGGCCTGATCCTGGCGCGGACCGGGTGGCCGGGCTGA
- a CDS encoding serine hydrolase domain-containing protein: MWTVEGPHAGALVTVDGLVPAAPEVRFPVASLSKQFAAVAVLLLAERGALELHQPVSHWLPDGPPWWREATLHHLLTHTSGTGHWEDAAGFDATATLSVEEYLALLATVEPRSRPGIRWHYSNPGYLMVARIVEQAAGQPYTAFLSEHLFTPAGMGSTTTARPDGTGTSTARGHRDGEPLPGGLPPRPGVRVWSTAGDLARWTRALHTGDLLGWESRAVLTAPLAPTGEERVLGRSFFGPHYGYGLYVGTVGNHRAYFHPGQNPGYLTFAAWLPEHHAAMVVLADDESADLHGVIRQALAEAGLS; the protein is encoded by the coding sequence ATGTGGACTGTCGAGGGGCCGCACGCCGGAGCGCTGGTTACCGTTGACGGGTTGGTGCCGGCGGCGCCGGAGGTGCGGTTTCCGGTGGCTTCGCTGAGTAAGCAGTTTGCTGCGGTGGCCGTGCTGCTGCTGGCCGAGCGGGGTGCGCTCGAGCTGCACCAGCCGGTGAGTCACTGGCTGCCGGACGGCCCGCCGTGGTGGCGTGAGGCCACGCTGCATCACCTGCTGACCCACACCTCCGGCACCGGTCACTGGGAGGATGCCGCGGGTTTCGACGCCACCGCGACTCTCAGCGTCGAGGAGTATCTCGCTCTGCTCGCCACCGTCGAGCCGCGCAGCCGGCCCGGGATCCGGTGGCACTACAGCAATCCGGGCTATCTCATGGTCGCGCGGATCGTCGAGCAGGCCGCCGGTCAGCCGTACACGGCGTTCCTGAGCGAGCACCTCTTCACACCGGCCGGGATGGGCTCGACGACCACCGCCCGCCCGGACGGCACCGGCACCAGCACCGCCCGGGGGCACCGCGACGGAGAGCCGCTGCCCGGGGGCCTTCCGCCCCGGCCGGGGGTCCGCGTGTGGTCGACCGCCGGGGATCTGGCCCGCTGGACCCGCGCGCTGCACACCGGCGATCTGCTCGGGTGGGAGTCGCGCGCGGTGCTGACCGCGCCGCTGGCTCCGACGGGGGAGGAGCGGGTGCTGGGCCGCTCGTTCTTCGGGCCCCACTACGGGTACGGCCTCTACGTCGGCACGGTCGGCAATCACCGGGCGTACTTCCATCCCGGCCAGAATCCCGGCTATCTGACCTTCGCCGCCTGGTTGCCGGAGCATCATGCGGCGATGGTCGTGCTGGCCGACGACGAGAGCGCCGACCTGCACGGTGTGATCCGGCAGGCGCTGGCCGAGGCTGGGTTATCGTAG
- a CDS encoding class I SAM-dependent DNA methyltransferase: MDSPDDHFGDQVAATYDDPSAAEFRPEVVDRIAGVLAELAGDGPALEFAIGTGRIALPLARRGVPVHGIDLSRAMVERMRAKPGGDQLEVTIGDFTTTAAGGGPFSLAYLVYNTIMNVTTQEAQVACFRNAAVHLAPGGCFVVEVMVPELRLLPPGQHVRPFSVTDTGWAYDIYNFATQEMSSNYVTATDGRGEFRSIPFRYAWPAELDLMAQLAGLRLRDRWNDWDRSPFTSDSTRHVSVWEKPR; encoded by the coding sequence ATGGATTCCCCGGACGACCACTTCGGCGACCAGGTGGCCGCGACCTACGACGACCCCTCGGCCGCCGAGTTCCGCCCGGAGGTCGTCGACCGCATTGCCGGCGTACTGGCCGAGCTCGCCGGTGACGGCCCCGCGCTCGAGTTCGCGATCGGCACCGGGCGCATCGCCCTGCCGCTGGCCCGGCGCGGCGTCCCCGTCCACGGCATCGACCTGTCACGGGCGATGGTCGAGCGGATGCGCGCCAAACCCGGCGGCGACCAGCTCGAGGTGACCATCGGCGACTTCACCACCACCGCGGCCGGCGGCGGGCCGTTCTCGCTGGCCTACCTGGTCTACAACACGATCATGAACGTGACCACGCAGGAGGCCCAGGTCGCCTGCTTCCGCAACGCCGCCGTGCACCTTGCGCCCGGCGGGTGCTTCGTCGTCGAGGTCATGGTCCCCGAACTGCGGCTGCTGCCGCCCGGCCAGCACGTCAGGCCGTTCTCCGTCACCGACACCGGCTGGGCCTACGACATCTACAACTTCGCCACCCAGGAGATGAGCTCCAACTACGTGACCGCCACCGACGGCCGCGGCGAGTTCCGCTCCATTCCTTTCCGGTACGCGTGGCCGGCCGAACTCGACCTCATGGCCCAGCTCGCGGGACTGCGGCTGCGCGACCGCTGGAACGACTGGGACCGCAGCCCGTTCACCAGCGACAGCACGCGGCACGTCTCCGTCTGGGAGAAGCCCCGGTGA
- a CDS encoding response regulator transcription factor, with amino-acid sequence MTVVLVADDDADIRDLVAFKLEQAGLEVIAVEDGQAAVEQARAKLPTLAVLDVSMPGLSGIDVCRMLRADPSTAGMLIIMLTARVQEQDVEGGFSAGADDYVTKPFSPRELVSRIQALLSRARA; translated from the coding sequence GTGACGGTGGTCCTGGTCGCCGACGACGACGCCGACATCCGTGATCTGGTGGCGTTCAAGCTCGAGCAGGCCGGCCTCGAGGTGATCGCGGTCGAGGACGGGCAGGCGGCGGTCGAGCAGGCACGGGCCAAACTGCCCACCCTCGCGGTCCTGGACGTCTCGATGCCCGGGCTCTCCGGAATCGACGTGTGCCGGATGCTGCGGGCCGACCCCTCGACCGCCGGAATGCTGATCATCATGCTGACCGCCCGGGTCCAGGAGCAGGACGTCGAGGGCGGATTCAGCGCGGGCGCCGACGACTACGTGACCAAACCCTTCAGTCCGCGTGAGCTGGTGTCGCGGATCCAGGCGCTGCTGAGCCGGGCCCGGGCCTGA
- a CDS encoding winged helix-turn-helix transcriptional regulator — MATMTAAQKRAQTKAEYNAFLAGCPSRQLLDRISDKWVTLVLAALGSDDMHRFDDGCAGEPRSLRYSELSRLLAGVSQKMLTQTLRALERDGLVTRTATPTVPVTVTYELTDLGLSLHQLMRGLKSWAQDHMDDVFTHRSAFDTRAGG; from the coding sequence ATGGCGACGATGACCGCGGCTCAGAAGAGGGCGCAGACCAAGGCGGAGTACAACGCCTTCCTGGCCGGCTGCCCGAGCCGCCAGCTGCTCGACCGGATCTCCGACAAGTGGGTGACGCTGGTGCTGGCCGCCCTGGGCAGCGACGACATGCACCGCTTCGACGACGGGTGCGCCGGAGAACCCCGGTCGCTGCGCTACTCGGAGCTCTCGCGCCTGCTGGCCGGTGTGAGCCAGAAGATGCTGACCCAGACACTGCGCGCCCTGGAACGCGACGGCCTGGTCACCCGCACCGCGACGCCGACCGTGCCGGTCACGGTGACCTACGAGCTGACCGACCTCGGTCTGTCGCTGCACCAGCTGATGCGCGGCCTGAAGTCCTGGGCCCAGGACCACATGGACGACGTCTTCACCCACCGCTCGGCCTTCGACACCCGGGCCGGCGGATAA
- a CDS encoding glycoside hydrolase family 13 protein, translating to MTDQLTVPSAAPSPAAEPSPWWRDAVIYQIYPRSFADSDGDGIGDLPGIRSRLPYLRDLGVDAVWLSPFYASPQADAGYDVADYRTVDPMFGTLADAAALITDAHGLGLRVIVDLVPNHSSDQHEWFRRALAEGPGSPLRDRYHFRAGQGPDGSLPPNDWRSIFGGPAWTRTTNADGSPGQWYLHLFAPEQPDFNWDHPAVADEFRTILRFWLDLGVDGFRIDVAHGLVKAEGLPDVGATTEWHLLDVGVSPCFDRDGVHDIYRSWRRILDEYPGERIAVAEAWAPSLDRVANYVRPDELHQAFNFSYLGTAWEAGAQRQVIDDSLATLRTVGAPATWTLSNHDVVRHTNRLLQTDAGDVAGRRPTAVDPVAGLRRARAATLLLLALPGSAYLFQGEELGLPEVVDLPPEVRQDPAFHRASGQDGYRDGCRVPIPWEGDRAPYGFGPPDGPSWLPQPASWAALSVAAQQGDPGSTLELYRAALALRRADPALGAADNLSWRDAPDGLLVFDRAPHFRCTVNMTAAPVRLPLPGRALLTSGPVDLSGTEVEIPADTTIWWAV from the coding sequence ATGACCGATCAATTGACGGTGCCCTCGGCGGCGCCCTCTCCGGCGGCCGAGCCCAGCCCCTGGTGGCGGGACGCGGTCATCTACCAGATCTATCCGCGCAGCTTCGCCGACTCCGACGGCGACGGCATCGGCGACCTGCCGGGCATCCGCAGCCGCCTGCCCTATCTGCGTGACCTGGGCGTCGACGCCGTCTGGCTGTCGCCGTTCTACGCCTCACCGCAGGCCGACGCCGGTTACGACGTCGCCGACTACCGCACGGTCGACCCGATGTTCGGCACCCTCGCCGACGCCGCCGCGCTGATCACCGACGCCCACGGGCTCGGCCTGCGGGTGATCGTCGACCTGGTCCCCAACCACTCCTCGGACCAGCACGAATGGTTCCGGCGCGCGCTGGCCGAGGGGCCGGGCTCGCCGTTGCGGGACCGCTACCACTTCCGCGCCGGTCAGGGTCCGGACGGCAGCCTCCCGCCCAACGACTGGCGGTCCATCTTCGGCGGCCCGGCCTGGACCCGCACCACGAACGCCGACGGCAGCCCTGGCCAGTGGTACCTGCACCTGTTCGCCCCCGAGCAACCCGACTTCAACTGGGATCACCCGGCCGTGGCCGACGAGTTCCGCACGATTCTGCGCTTCTGGCTCGACCTCGGTGTCGACGGCTTCCGGATCGACGTCGCCCACGGACTGGTCAAGGCCGAAGGACTGCCGGACGTCGGCGCCACCACCGAATGGCACCTGCTCGACGTCGGCGTCAGCCCGTGTTTCGACCGCGACGGCGTTCACGACATCTACCGCAGCTGGCGGCGCATCCTCGACGAATACCCGGGGGAGCGCATCGCCGTCGCCGAGGCCTGGGCGCCCAGCCTCGACCGCGTGGCCAACTACGTGCGCCCCGACGAGCTGCACCAGGCCTTCAACTTCAGCTACCTCGGTACGGCGTGGGAGGCGGGCGCCCAGCGTCAGGTCATCGACGACTCCCTCGCCACACTGCGTACGGTAGGTGCCCCGGCGACCTGGACGTTGTCCAACCACGACGTCGTGCGCCACACCAACCGCCTGCTGCAGACCGACGCGGGTGACGTCGCCGGCCGCCGTCCCACCGCCGTCGACCCGGTCGCCGGTCTGCGCCGGGCCCGCGCGGCGACACTCCTGCTGCTGGCGCTGCCCGGGTCGGCGTACCTGTTCCAGGGTGAGGAACTCGGTCTGCCCGAGGTTGTCGACCTGCCGCCGGAGGTCCGCCAGGACCCGGCCTTCCACCGCGCCAGCGGCCAGGACGGTTACCGCGACGGCTGCCGCGTCCCGATCCCGTGGGAGGGCGACCGCGCACCGTACGGTTTCGGCCCGCCGGACGGCCCGAGCTGGCTCCCGCAGCCGGCCTCCTGGGCGGCGCTCAGCGTCGCGGCCCAGCAGGGCGATCCTGGCTCCACCTTGGAGCTCTACCGCGCCGCACTGGCGCTGCGCCGCGCGGATCCGGCGCTCGGCGCGGCCGACAACCTGAGCTGGCGCGACGCTCCGGACGGTCTGCTGGTCTTCGACCGCGCGCCGCACTTCCGCTGCACGGTCAACATGACCGCCGCCCCGGTCCGCCTGCCGCTGCCGGGCCGCGCCCTGCTGACCAGCGGCCCGGTCGACCTGTCCGGCACCGAGGTGGAGATCCCCGCCGACACGACCATCTGGTGGGCGGTCTGA
- a CDS encoding ATP-binding protein, with protein sequence MRRDHSVGRLLTRAFAVLVALIVCAGIAEMTAVLLQHRVVRELSTHVQPLELANAQLRSVLADAQRGLRGFSLTGDSQMLDTYHVARSDYSLVSGHLRTLADAQESQAVEDQLRGADAWFALAEQQRQARPRSDEAVRFVSEGKVLFQAFAADNQALDADLAARTESLQKQSSRLGSITLVVLIVLTLGAALTALVTAVVTARRITRPLGEVVGVLARRGQGQLDARADARSGPTEIRAVAAAVNSMADEGDRARLAERDIAALRSQVRELGYRIRTHLTVREAIGEAIQGLAPIMRAQHVLVRMAPGQAGVPQLTSLHDEHVDGPLAPLAGCPVDWLHSGDVWATDDPAPAGDVRPPEAERQAWEQIGRGPVLTVAVSAGDECLGALTLIRDTGPAFTAVDIRLTEVVAADLGRGVHLARLYEREQQLVARLQEVDTAKTDFMSTVSHELRTPLTSISGYVELLLDAEAGELTPPQTRMLDVIGRNTRRLRELIEEMLILSKIESGAFQTTRLPLDLIALVEGAVAAIAPAAAKAEVGLHTELHGPLEVSADADQLDRVLMNLLSNAVKFTPPTGTVTLLVRREDTEVVITVADTGMGIPEGEQKALFTRFFRASNAVRQAVPGTGLGLAIVSTVVDNHGGHIEVQSTEGVGTTFTIHLPMS encoded by the coding sequence ATGCGCCGTGACCATTCCGTCGGGCGCCTGCTGACCAGGGCTTTTGCCGTTCTTGTGGCCCTGATCGTGTGTGCCGGAATCGCCGAGATGACCGCGGTGCTGCTGCAGCACCGGGTGGTCCGCGAGCTGTCCACCCACGTCCAGCCGCTCGAGCTCGCCAACGCGCAGCTGCGCAGTGTGCTCGCCGACGCCCAGCGGGGGCTCCGCGGCTTCTCGCTGACCGGCGACAGCCAGATGCTGGACACCTATCACGTTGCGCGCAGCGACTATTCCCTGGTCAGCGGGCATCTGCGGACGCTCGCCGACGCGCAGGAGTCCCAGGCCGTCGAGGACCAGCTGCGGGGGGCCGACGCCTGGTTCGCCCTGGCCGAACAGCAGCGTCAGGCCCGGCCGCGCAGCGACGAGGCGGTCCGCTTCGTCAGCGAGGGCAAGGTGCTCTTCCAGGCCTTCGCGGCCGACAACCAGGCCCTCGACGCCGACCTGGCCGCGCGGACCGAGTCGCTGCAGAAGCAGAGCTCCCGGCTGGGCAGCATCACCCTGGTCGTCCTGATCGTGCTGACCCTGGGCGCGGCGCTGACCGCGCTGGTGACCGCGGTGGTCACGGCCCGGCGCATCACCCGTCCGCTCGGCGAGGTGGTCGGTGTGCTGGCCCGGCGTGGGCAGGGTCAGCTCGACGCCCGCGCCGACGCCCGCAGCGGCCCGACCGAGATCCGCGCCGTCGCCGCCGCCGTCAACTCGATGGCCGACGAAGGGGACCGGGCCCGCCTGGCCGAACGCGACATAGCAGCGCTGCGCAGCCAGGTCCGTGAGCTCGGGTACCGGATCCGCACGCACCTCACCGTCCGCGAGGCGATCGGCGAGGCGATCCAGGGCCTGGCGCCGATCATGCGCGCGCAGCACGTGCTCGTCCGGATGGCCCCCGGTCAGGCCGGTGTACCCCAGCTGACCAGCCTGCACGACGAACACGTCGACGGCCCGCTGGCCCCGCTCGCCGGCTGCCCCGTCGACTGGCTGCACAGCGGCGACGTCTGGGCGACCGACGACCCGGCGCCCGCCGGTGACGTCCGGCCCCCGGAGGCGGAACGCCAGGCGTGGGAACAGATCGGCCGAGGCCCGGTCCTGACTGTCGCGGTCAGCGCGGGCGACGAGTGCCTCGGCGCGCTCACCCTGATCCGCGACACCGGCCCCGCGTTCACCGCCGTCGACATCCGCCTGACCGAGGTGGTCGCCGCCGACCTCGGCCGCGGTGTCCACCTGGCCCGCCTGTACGAGCGCGAGCAGCAGCTGGTCGCCCGCCTCCAGGAGGTCGACACCGCCAAGACCGACTTCATGTCGACCGTCTCGCACGAACTGCGGACACCCCTGACCAGCATCTCCGGGTACGTGGAACTGCTGCTGGACGCCGAGGCCGGCGAGCTGACACCACCGCAGACCCGGATGCTGGACGTGATCGGCCGCAACACCCGCCGCCTGCGCGAGCTGATCGAGGAGATGCTCATCCTCTCCAAGATCGAGTCGGGGGCGTTCCAGACGACACGGCTGCCTCTCGACCTGATCGCCCTGGTCGAGGGCGCGGTCGCGGCGATCGCCCCGGCCGCGGCCAAGGCCGAGGTCGGCCTGCACACCGAGCTGCACGGCCCGCTCGAGGTCAGCGCCGACGCCGACCAGCTCGACCGGGTCCTGATGAACCTGCTCTCCAACGCCGTGAAGTTCACCCCACCGACCGGCACGGTCACCCTGCTGGTCCGCCGCGAGGACACCGAGGTCGTCATCACCGTCGCCGACACCGGCATGGGCATCCCGGAAGGCGAGCAGAAAGCGCTCTTCACCCGCTTCTTCCGGGCCAGCAACGCCGTCCGCCAAGCGGTCCCGGGCACGGGCCTGGGCCTCGCCATCGTCAGCACAGTCGTCGACAACCACGGCGGCCACATCGAGGTCCAGTCCACCGAAGGCGTAGGAACCACCTTCACCATCCACCTACCGATGTCCTGA
- a CDS encoding LacI family DNA-binding transcriptional regulator: MPSRKSGGKPTSSDVAAAAGVSRSAVSFAFNNPQRISTATRERILAAADELGYTPNTLARMLQAGTTQSLGVLLPQRLARIMENPYYARFLMGVGQVCDQEGYTLLLTPPLQDSVLKAIPYAAVDGFIVCGLETDRGEVAELERRNIPFVLIDSDRYEGAPSVDVDDQGGAREVTRYLLELGHRRLAIVSMDPGPDRAVRGYRGPLARRMAGITEALSEYALTIDDVRLAEVPVTRTDGYRATRALMTGPQPPTALLALSDVLAYGAVDALQELGIDVPGEVSVTGFDDLAESAWFRPRLTTVRQPIVTKGRTAADFLISAIRGEDQHPHQSLGTTLIVRDSAAKPA, from the coding sequence ATGCCGTCGAGAAAGTCCGGCGGCAAGCCGACGTCCAGCGATGTCGCCGCCGCCGCGGGGGTCTCGCGGTCGGCCGTGTCGTTCGCCTTCAACAACCCGCAGCGGATCTCCACCGCCACCCGTGAGCGGATCCTCGCCGCGGCCGACGAGCTCGGGTACACCCCGAACACCCTGGCCCGGATGCTGCAGGCCGGGACGACCCAGTCGCTGGGGGTGCTGCTGCCGCAACGGCTGGCCCGGATCATGGAGAACCCGTACTACGCGCGGTTCCTGATGGGTGTGGGCCAGGTCTGCGACCAGGAGGGCTACACCCTGCTGCTGACACCACCGTTGCAGGACTCGGTCCTCAAGGCCATCCCGTACGCCGCGGTCGACGGTTTCATCGTCTGTGGTCTCGAGACCGACCGTGGTGAGGTCGCCGAGCTCGAACGCCGCAACATCCCGTTCGTGCTGATCGACAGCGACCGGTACGAGGGTGCGCCCAGTGTGGACGTCGACGATCAGGGCGGTGCCCGCGAGGTCACCCGTTATCTGCTGGAGCTGGGCCACCGGCGGCTCGCGATCGTGTCGATGGATCCCGGGCCGGACCGTGCTGTCCGCGGCTACCGTGGCCCGCTCGCCCGGCGGATGGCCGGCATCACCGAGGCGCTCTCCGAGTACGCCCTGACGATCGACGACGTGCGGCTGGCCGAGGTGCCGGTGACGCGGACGGACGGGTACCGCGCGACCAGGGCCCTGATGACCGGCCCGCAGCCGCCGACCGCCCTGCTCGCGCTCTCCGACGTGCTCGCGTACGGCGCGGTGGATGCGTTGCAGGAGCTGGGGATCGACGTACCGGGGGAGGTGTCGGTGACCGGTTTTGACGACCTGGCCGAGTCGGCGTGGTTCCGGCCCCGGCTGACCACGGTCCGGCAGCCGATCGTGACCAAGGGCCGCACGGCCGCGGACTTCCTGATCTCGGCGATCCGCGGTGAGGACCAGCACCCGCACCAGTCGCTCGGCACGACGTTGATCGTCCGCGACTCGGCCGCCAAACCCGCGTAG
- a CDS encoding anthranilate synthase family protein, protein MKPFALLHRDGADHVDVLEGEVVTVGTLADIPLTPGREGPQTLALIPFRQITERGFDCVDDGAPLECLQISAHTTRPLAEIIDSLPTTPVALRDGAFDITDDAYGEIVSRVLRDEIGHGEGANFVIHRVFTASVDGDPLDTARAAFRNLLTAEQGAYWTFLVHTGTRTLVGATPERHVSVADGLTMMNPISGTFRHDGTRELVDFLADRKEIEELYMVLDEELKMMAAVAEHGGQVVGPYLKRMAHLTHTEYLLAGKGSLDVREVLRETMFAPTVTGSPLENACRVIARHERRGRGYYAGVLALLGHDSAGRQTLDAPILIRTAELSPAGQLRVPVGATLVRHSTTAGEIAETHTKAAGVLAALGASALPTVRPEAESPEVLAALAARNDGLARFWLDQRLPGALTVPELDGRTAVIVDNEDTFTAMLAHQLRALGLTVTVVPWTVPVVPDADLVIVGPGPGDPASGDPKMVRLRGLVDELLAARQPLLAVCLGHQILASALGLRLHRRVTPYQGVARDIDLFGSVRRVGFYSSFTALAGDADGVELAVDPADGTVHALRGTGFAGVQFHPESVLSADGVTVLAELLPPLLSRTVSTAVTG, encoded by the coding sequence ATGAAGCCCTTCGCCCTGCTGCACCGTGACGGCGCCGATCACGTGGACGTGCTCGAAGGCGAGGTCGTCACCGTCGGGACGCTCGCCGACATCCCCCTGACGCCCGGCCGGGAAGGTCCACAGACCCTCGCGCTGATCCCGTTCCGGCAGATCACCGAGCGCGGCTTCGACTGCGTCGACGACGGCGCACCCCTGGAATGTCTGCAGATCTCCGCGCACACGACCCGGCCGCTGGCCGAGATCATCGACAGTCTGCCGACCACACCGGTAGCGCTGCGCGACGGCGCTTTCGACATCACCGACGACGCGTACGGCGAGATCGTGTCGCGGGTGCTGCGCGACGAGATCGGCCACGGCGAGGGTGCCAACTTCGTGATCCACCGCGTCTTCACGGCCTCGGTCGACGGCGATCCGCTCGACACCGCACGGGCCGCGTTCCGCAACCTGCTCACCGCCGAACAGGGCGCCTACTGGACGTTCCTGGTGCACACCGGCACCCGCACGCTGGTCGGCGCGACCCCGGAACGGCACGTCAGTGTGGCCGACGGGCTGACCATGATGAACCCGATCTCCGGCACGTTCCGCCACGACGGGACCCGCGAGCTGGTCGACTTCCTGGCCGACCGCAAGGAGATCGAGGAGCTCTACATGGTGCTCGACGAGGAGCTCAAGATGATGGCGGCGGTGGCCGAGCACGGCGGGCAGGTCGTCGGCCCCTACCTCAAACGCATGGCCCACCTGACCCACACCGAGTACCTGCTGGCCGGCAAGGGTTCGCTCGACGTGCGTGAGGTGCTGCGCGAGACGATGTTCGCCCCGACCGTCACCGGCAGCCCGCTGGAGAACGCCTGCCGGGTGATCGCCCGTCACGAGCGCCGCGGCCGCGGTTACTACGCCGGTGTGCTCGCGCTGCTCGGCCACGACAGCGCCGGGCGCCAGACTCTCGATGCGCCGATCCTGATCCGCACAGCCGAGCTCTCCCCCGCCGGTCAGCTGCGGGTGCCGGTCGGCGCGACGCTGGTCCGCCACTCGACCACGGCCGGCGAGATCGCCGAGACCCACACCAAGGCCGCCGGCGTCCTGGCCGCCCTGGGTGCCTCCGCTCTTCCCACGGTACGCCCGGAAGCGGAGTCCCCCGAGGTGCTGGCGGCCCTGGCAGCACGCAACGACGGCCTGGCGCGATTCTGGCTGGACCAGCGCCTCCCGGGCGCCCTGACCGTGCCGGAACTCGACGGGCGGACCGCGGTCATCGTCGACAACGAGGACACCTTCACCGCGATGCTGGCCCACCAGCTGCGCGCGCTCGGCCTGACCGTGACCGTGGTGCCGTGGACGGTGCCGGTCGTCCCCGACGCCGACCTGGTGATCGTCGGCCCCGGCCCGGGCGATCCCGCCTCAGGCGACCCCAAGATGGTACGGCTGCGCGGCCTGGTCGACGAGCTCCTGGCGGCCCGGCAGCCACTGCTGGCGGTCTGCCTCGGCCACCAGATCCTCGCGTCGGCACTGGGCCTGCGACTGCACCGCCGCGTCACGCCGTACCAGGGAGTGGCCCGCGACATCGACCTGTTCGGCAGCGTGCGCCGGGTCGGGTTCTATTCGAGTTTCACGGCTCTGGCCGGCGACGCCGACGGTGTCGAACTGGCCGTCGACCCGGCCGACGGCACGGTGCATGCCCTGCGCGGAACCGGTTTTGCCGGCGTGCAGTTCCATCCGGAGTCGGTGCTCAGCGCGGACGGCGTCACCGTCCTGGCAGAACTTCTTCCACCACTTCTCTCCCGGACGGTTAGTACCGCGGTGACCGGGTAG